Proteins encoded within one genomic window of Panicum virgatum strain AP13 chromosome 1N, P.virgatum_v5, whole genome shotgun sequence:
- the LOC120653513 gene encoding geraniol 8-hydroxylase-like: protein MASSFLVAVVVILAFIYSLQLIITHARRRRRLPPGPWPLPVIGSFYAVAWSRAHRSLARLAERYGDGGIITIWVGRFPTVVVSTPDAAREVLLRRDADPAGRTVLDTWRTGGHAASSVIFLPPRGKWRALRRFATAELFSPRRLEARRPLRQEKARELVRHVSERAGRGEPVDVGDATFDAAMDMLSRTLFSVDLDTKELRCVMKEASLLTAGPTVSDLFPAVAADLQGARRRMGVLLRSVHGMIDEQFMRRRHCREADMEHEWEEEEGSHMNYDTVKTLFTDFFFAATETSSSAIEWAMAELLRCPEAMEKVREELRTVLGTRTEMEESDIAQLPYLQAVVKETLRLHPPISLSFYRAMAAVQVGGYTIPKGTNVILNIWAIHRKADTWAEPDKFMPERFIGSDTSFWGKHMELIPFGAGRRICLGLPLAHRMVHLMLGSLLHHFDWTLPTEVKENGVDTTEKFGLVVSMATPLKAIANKRCDG from the exons ATGGCGTCGTCGTTCCTGGTAGCTGTGGTGGTCATCCTCGCGTTCATCTACTCCCTCCAACTAATAATCACCCACGCCCGCAGGCGTCGTCGTCTCCCTCCAGGCCCCTGGCCACTCCCGGTCATCGGCAGCTTCTACGCCGTCGCCTGGAGCAGGGCTCACCGCTCGCTCGCCCGCCTCGCCGAGCGctacggcgacggcggcatcATAACCATCTGGGTGGGCCGGTTCCCCACCGTGGTGGTCTCCACGCCGGACGCCGCGCGCGAGGTGCTCCTGCGGCGCGACGCCGACCCGGCGGGCCGCACCGTCCTCGACACCTGGCGCACGGGAGGCCACGCCGCCAGTTCGGTCATCTTCCTCCCGCCCCGCGGCAAGTGGCGCGCGCTGCGGAGGTTCGCCACGGCGGAGCTGTTCAGCCCCCGCCGGCTCGAAGCGCGACGGCCGCTGCGGCAGGAGAAGGCGCGGGAGCTGGTGCGCCACGTCTCCGAGCGCGCGGGGCGCGGCGAGCCGGTCGACGTCGGGGACGCCACGTTCGACGCGGCCATGGACATGCTGTCGCGCACCCTCTTCTCCGTCGACCTCGACACCAAGGAGCTGAGGTGCGTGATGAAGGAAGCCTCGCTCCTGACCGCTGGGCCGACTGTCTCCGACCTCTTCCCGGCTGTGGCGGCTGATCTCCAGGGCGCACGGCGAAGGATGGGGGTATTGCTCAGGAGTGTCCACGGGATGATCGACGAGCAGTTCATGCGGCGCAGGCACTGCCGGGAGGCCG ACATGGAGCATGaatgggaggaagaagagggcagTCACATGAACTACGACACCGTCAAAACCTTATTCACG GATTTCTTCTTTGCAGCGACCGAGACAAGTTCGAGTGCAATTGAGTGGGCAATGGCGGAGTTGCTGCGATGCCCGGAAGCAATGGAGAAGGTAAGGGAGGAGCTCAGGACTGTTCTTGGCACTAGAACAGAAATGGAAGAGTCTGACATCGCGCAACTTCCATATCTGCAAGCCGTGGTAAAAGAAACACTCCGACTCCACCCGCCCATCTCCCTATCATTCTATcgagccatggccgccgtgcaAGTGGGAGGCTACACCATTCCTAAAGGAACCAACGTGATACTCAACATTTGGGCGATTCATCGAAAAGCCGACACGTGGGCTGAGCCGGATAAGTTTATGCCCGAGAGGTTCATTGGCAGCGACACTAGTTTTTGGGGTAAACACATGGAGCTGATCCCGTTCGGTGCTGGACGCCGCATATGCCTCGGGTTGCCACTAGCACATAGGATGGTGCATTTGATGCTTGGTTCTCTACTGCACCACTTTGATTGGACGCTCCCTACAGAGGTCAAGGAAAATGGTGTTGATACGACTGAAAAGTTTGGGCTAGTGGTATCCATGGCAACTCCTCTAAAAGCCATAGCAAATAAGAGATGTGACGGGTAG